The following DNA comes from Pieris rapae chromosome 17, ilPieRapa1.1, whole genome shotgun sequence.
taaatgtatttagtataacataccttaatataaatactgtatgATAGAGACATATATAATAGCCTTTaaggaattttataaattaaacataattaacagGTCTGTATACTTACTTTGCAATCCTTATGTTGGTAACACCAAGTACATCCAAATAGGAGACCAACAGCTGTTAAAACCAACGCCAGCGCTGGCAGTGTATACAAACCACCCTCAGAGCCCAAGCCAACATATTCTTCACTATGTGACTCTAAAAGGATGACAGAAAAATTCACTAATTGaccatttataattttgcacaagaaaaaaaataagtagcctttttacaaaattcacaCATTCTTGGTTAGTTGATgacaatttttatagtaaaaagtttgtagttttatttatttacaggagaggtttttttactaaattaatcaCAATCTAGATTCCTTTACAGTTTTAACTGATATagatatgataaaataatattatgctgCAGCTGCATTTATGCTAATCAAAttcttatttacaaattatttacttaaaaaatattacatttctgTAACTCATAATCTAATGAACCGGAAATATATGAGTCTcaatagtattaatttaagGCATCAAACAAAAATGCTTAGTACCTCAATagctagtttaatttaatttgactgGAACTTTACTTGATTgtttttttcagaaaatacataaattaacttCAAAGCATCATCTCCCAGTATGTTTTAGATTGATAAAAGGTAAATCATCTTAAATAAGCACAAGTTATGATATGATGAAGCAATAAAAaggacatttttattttaatcacgtTTTTGTAACGTTTCCGGTAGTTAAAACtcttttttgaataattttatggcTTACCATGAGGGTAGGCTAGAGGTGTTTCCCCAATGGGTAGACCAGACACAGCGCGTAGGCCAACTGAGGCCCAAAATAAAACCACCCATAACACAGCCatcatatttacattattagcaCAGCCGTATTATTTTtcgtttcattatttattatttcaatacatcACCACAACACAAAAAATTGACGACGGTCCATGACAGTTCGGcacaaacttaatttataaaaccacTGCACAATATTCGCGGCTAAACTGATAAAATAATAGCATTATAAGTTCATCTCAATAACTAtttcaagtttattattttaattattgggtttaattcgaacatttacataaaaattgcgCAATACGAATCCACAGCTGTACAAAACGCcatttttgatttttctaCTTTGGGGTTGCTATTTATCAAATTCAGACAGCAAAAGATATGTTCCAGTTTGTCACgtaaacacaaattaacaaaatataacagtGACTACCAATTTGTAAACTGATTTGACACTAATTTACCTaggaaaatctataaaatataattataaaattaacaattaaattgaatagtACGTACTTTTTTTACTCCTCTCAAACGTCAATTgtcaattattaagaaatcaaACATTGACAGTTTTGCAATTGACAGTAGCAAAAAAACATCTGTGCGGCATTTgttctaaatctaaaaatctGCCAatgtatcaattaaaataaatatatttatttacatttaaaatatgttaaaattatgttcaataGCCATATAATTCTCATTTGAAGGAGATTGATGCATAGAAATGCTCGTAACGATTATAGactgaattataaataacctCGAAACACATGTGCGGTAAactctatttatttacaaaagtagTTAGAtgtaaattcttaaataacGCTTATTACTCATCAAAGGGTAGTAATCGGCTGTTGGATATTTTAGCCAACATGCCGAAATCAAATACTGCGAGGATAGCTGAAGTTCAACGACAACGTCAAAAAAATGCTAAGAAGGGTGATAAGTACGGTCCCAGCACAATTTACCTCCAAGTATTGGGCTCAGGGGCTCGAGGAGCACCAAATACGTTATATCTCTTCACAGATCAAAAGCggtaaacttccttttgttgaaATTACTGTTTTGGTATAGTTGACATAGTgaatgtatttgtaaattaatctaTAACAAACTATTCCAGATATATGTTCAATTGTGGAGAATGCACACAGCGTCTAGCTCATGAGCATAAAGTGAAGCTATCCAAACTAGaccacatttttattacaagtaaGACCTGGAAGAATCTGGGAGGTCTACCTGGTCTGTCACTTACATTGCAGGATGTTGGTGTTCCTAATATCACATTACACGGACCAGAAGGCctggtaaatattaatttcaagcTCAAAGTTTGCAATGAccaatcaaaaatattattttctgaaatgtataaagaaaaatgctttgctatatacttaaaataaaaaaaatatccataatttatttcatcatttcaGGATGAACTTTATAATGCAACAAAAAGATTTGTTATCATGAAagatttaaatgttacaatgGCAAAATGTAGCCCCAGTGAAGATTATGAAGATAATGTTATGTCTGTAAAGTATGTGATactgtaagtatttaaaatctttattataatgGAAAACTATAGAAATGCTTccatattactaataatatatttctaaattaaacctATTGCACCCTCTgtcttaattcaaattaagtctgttgtgtatgttttatttaattgcagtatatgtaaataattatttggtataattaaatttcctaCAATTGATAATAATGCTTACATTAATCTAGCAAAACTACACATTCTTAGTAGTAAatagttacaatattttgaattctTAAATTGAAACTATGATTAATGTGTATCTTTTAAGGAGCCCCCAACAAACCTTATTTCCTGAAATGAAGCCAGTAGCTAAGAAACCAAAGTTGGACTCTTCTCCAGATCATCCTAGCAAGCAAGAACAAGATTTTGAAGAGTTTATTCACGATGATACAGATTACTATAGGCGTGAAACAGACAGAagtaaaaatactaaacaaaaatcaaaagtATCTTTTGAGAAAGGTGTGTTCCATGTTTGATAGCCAGCtattttcacaattttaacagaaaaactaaatagtaaataaaaaagagacTTAAAAAGcacacataaataattaaaatacatatataatgacTCAAAGAAACAAGACTTTAAaccattaaaactattttcttgATACTCATATACATGCTGtactaaaaacattaaatcaatACAGAATTTGTGTTCTTATGCaacttttaattacattatatttattttattaacttttagagaaagaaaagaaaaagccAGAAAAATTACACCATGTGATACCAAAAGTCACCAATAATTGTAGTGTGGCATATATTTGTACATTAAAGGTAATTGAAACTCCTTGAaagattatttacatttaataaattctagtCTACTTAATATCTGTTATAGAAATATTGAAATCAATACAAAATCATTAATGTATCTTTTTCAAGCATAAGATTAGGCAAAAGAACTGTAAaacttttgaatatatttgggttaaatagctttaattttttttatcgattGAACTATACTCAAAAAGTGATAGTCATACCAgatgacatttttattaattacctaatacaatagaattcagccgggacctttgattttggaaaATATTACCTGTATGTTATTCTAAACGATGTTGtcataaacggttttgactgttcaattaaagttttgacaaaattaagttaattgtatattaacatCCTTAAATACAATGGAGTTTTACTAATTTTTCCTGTATTACTTCCATCTACTACTACTATctatacttaaattttatatttaaaaacaattttacagaAACGTTTAGGTACCCTAGACTTAGAGAAATGTGTTGAAATGGGAGTGAAACCTGGTCCAATGTTAGGGCAACTAAAGAGTGGACAGGATGTAGTGTTGCCAGATGGAACACTTGTGATGTCAAAGGATGTCAAAACACCAGATGACCCTGGACCTGTGTTTATTggtgagaaataaatattatttaaaagcaacaaaatgtctttaataataatatggctatgcctttttttaaatataacatttacataacTAGATGTAACATTCAAAGTCTATATAAgaaacatataaattgtactataaatatatatattctttattgtaGTACTGGAATTGCCAGACATCAAATGGCTGAAGGAGGATGAATTTGCAGCTCATTTTGACAACGACACCAATCCATCTGAAAACATTCCAACTGTTATAGTACATTATACACCACCACATGTTTTCCATCATCCCAAGTGagttaaatcattaatttgtacttacattaaaacaattaaaataataataaattttattcaaatttaataatgtttagagaattgtatttctttattttattttagtctactaGGCTCATTcacatgtatatttaatgcccttttgaatataataatacgaaatttaaaaatgtgccCTCCGGAATGTGAGTGATATGTGAAAAACTACAGATCAGATTTTGCTGCAATTTGAAATATtcctaaaattgaaatatattagactcacaaatatatatgcatgcacttattaatataagcgGCATGCTGGAAAacttaaatagatatatttttcaaatattattcaatcaaCTGTCctaatgttttcatttaattgaattaaattctaGGTACCAAGCGTTCATGTCTCTATTTGGTACAAATACACAACATCTGATACTCAACGGGCAAAACTCTTGCCTTGGCTCGGAAGCAGTTCATAAGACCCAACACAAGCTACATTTGCTGGATCCAGACATATTTCCCTTACTAAAGGATCTGAGTGTTCCTGCAGTGTGGAATGCCCATCCACCACTTCCGAAGACCAGTAGCCCAATACGATTAAAGGGATTGGAGGAGTTGAAGAATaaggtataaaaaaacaaaaaaacaaaaaaaaaaaaaattaccttttaaatactttctggtcttaaatatacatttttgtacatCCCTTTTAAGTTCTGTAACCTGTGTTAGGGATGCACACTCTTTCCTATATGTTGTTTCTTAATAAAGGtctaatctaaataaaaacaatgaactTACATACTAAGtagtacttataaaaaaaaaacccaaaaTCTAACTAAAGTTTACACCAAATCGTAAAAAGTAGAAGTAAACTACAAAAGTAGGGTAGATAAGGGTAGGTATGTAGAATACTTAAATTGTATATGGGCTAATATATAAGTTGATTAtgagttttaatatatgtgaATGTGTTGCGGtcaaaaatttaactaaattagttaaaatttaaatgtattatatttttcttatttaaaaaacgacAGTTATCTTAGCTCTTCAACAAGGaacttatttcaaaaatataatacaatacaatcaGGCGAACATTcgagaattttaaaatatttacaacgcCTAACTACTTTTTCTCTTGTAATTTATTCCCGCATGTCTATTATGCTTGCATGTTGGTGGTGGCATATAGTACTAATTTTTAGATTGCCGTGGCCCAGTTCCAGACGATTATAAACATGGAAGGTTCGGGGCAGGGAGTGGGAGAGGGAGAACATACAAATGATAGTGCACGGCTGAATTTCATGGCTGCTAGGACCCTCACTATGTTTCATTTACGGCCTAAGAGGGAGTTGGATAGGTAAGAAtacttattcatattatttatgtttaaatacagctggaattattatttaattcattatcaTTACAGGGcacataattgtatattttactattaactttatacatttatttacgatTTTTGTCTCATAATGGTATCGTAAATTATTAGATGAAAATTTTTCGTCTTTCTAGGTGCACAATCAGAATAATGTTTATCAACCTAAGCTTGggttcattaatatattttccgtCAAAAGAAATGCTTTATTAACTcaggaaattaattttaaaaattttttttaaacacagtTAAAGTTgcacatagtattgtcttttattaacataacttttacacatttaaagaaaaacacttttttacggattatagttatgtattaataaaatataaactataatccgtaaaaaagtgtttttctttaaacagtTAAAGTTACTCAAAATACtatatcttataaattaatagtttctCTTTAAATGGAATCCCGCTGTTGGCATTAATAGCTCAGCTTGGTCTGTTTTGGCGAGCGTAGCTAATACAAACTAATAGTACAactaaaaatgatattaatttaacactaGTAGCGCCATCGATGTGTCAGCCTACGAACTTTTCGGCTCACTTAATATGCTACGCGGTCTTTCTGTGACATATTTCGtttcattttagttaaaattcttTGGcactgttatatattttatgtacgaatatttatttacttaaacatatgaacaataaatcataaaaatcgaaataaattttgcaatttttttatttgattattcttCAATATATGAAAGTGTATTTCAATCTTCGATCTGCTCTGATCAGAATCTGAATTTTAGTCATTTACAAATCTCCTCAGGTCAGCGGAACCAAAACTGCACATCCAAGATTATATCCAAGAAACGATGGATGTGGATGGATTTGTACCCAGCTTAGAACAATTTCGAACCCTGGTAGACAACCTTCGGTATGCAAAGAGTGACGCCAGGGAGTTTCCCAAAGTGGTCTTCTTGGGTACCGGATCCTGTATACCCAGTAAGACTAGGAATACTAGTGGAATTGTTCTTCAAATCGAGTAAGTGAAATAGTATAGAAACAGGCAAAGAAAGTACTCATTTGTCCCTTTTCGTCACAGCCTGAACACAGTTGTACAGAAAGAGACAGTCTTACAGCTAATACTGATAttgcttattaatttatttttacagcgAAAATCGCTCAATGCTGTTAGACTGTGGTGAAGGCACATTTAATCAACTGGTACGATTTTACGGACCAAAACGCGTGAACACTTTCCTGAGGTCCTTAAAGGCTATTTTCGTGTCTCATTTACATGCTGACCATCATAttggtatgtattttatttgtttatacgtaatcttacagctacacatataatataatatataacatataacagTAAGATAAACAGATtacattgttaaacaaaatataggaaactgatatttaatttaaacaaacaacaaattattgaaaaaaaaaaatgtgtgggTACTTATGTACCCGCATTCTTTTCGCGGCTTCTTTtgcgtaacaagataaaaatcttttcaagaATTTTATTCTGcgtttttagaataaaatacactaacaataaaaaatgtttcaatacattaaaagctttattataacgcattaactagttacataaattgtatttaaatatcacaaaaaactaaaatgttgaatatagctaacttcagggtgtcaatttgcaggtttaatggGCGTTCTTCAAGCACGACGTCACGCTTTGGAGGAGATTTCAAGTGACGACACGTTGTACTTGTTAGCGCCTGGCCAAATTGTGACTTGGCTTTCGAAGTACGACCAACAATTTGAGTCTATACGGAATGAGTTCACTTTGATACCCAATCAGAATTTGGTAAGtgcttttgattttattatcagtttaattttaaccatgtaattcacaaatatttatatgtttaatatttacggCGAGTGGATCAGGCTTTGGAGTCTGACGTTGATTTTTCTTGTCATGCAAGCGGTGGAAGCTGGGAATCGcgcgaaaaaaaatattttttatatttatcatatgtAAGCTCTCCGATATCCAGATTGAGCATTTTGATAAACAAGCTAGGTCtagatatccatagttgctcccctcacactttaaaatcgatttttgtttagttttttgtaattgttttgtagttgtttgtaatgtttgttttgattaaaaattgtttcgattgaaatttgtatgtgctctaatgaatgtaatgtttgcctctaattgcttgtcacattaaaaattgtattttgttttttggaattgtatttttaccaatgtatcagtgtgccgaacgttggcaaactttatcaataaaaattaaaaattactaaaaaaatgtataatatattataaaaaataatatatagctttctattttttaaattgacatatttaacatacagataacataaatcatatataacaaaaaaaaaagattttttaaacttttttccaaataaataaagtcaataaataaactttaatcaatatattgttctcttttataatttattgactACTATCATACctaaaatcttttttgaaCCCAATATTTTGCTCAAAAATTTTCAGTTAGAAGCAAAACTATCAGATCCCCCGAACACAGACATCACATCTGCAGTGTTAGCGGGTATTGGTGTTGAGAACATCACGTCCTGTCTGGTCTCACATTGTCCTAATGCTTTTGGGGTCGCCGTTCAAGTAGACGAGAAGCACAAAGTCACTTATTCCGGAGACACGATTCCTTGTGAAGAGCTGGTTAAGATCGgtaagatttttatgtttttcgatattgaattttatttgtaaggaatttttaaacatttttgtagaGTTTGTGTGTAAAATCAATAACGATGCAGTCACAtcgtaattataaatgttaatttgaaTTCAGTGATTATTCtataaataggtataaatataagtaaatatatgtaatgttacaaatttacaattttgaacctattaatactatatttagtTAAGTATGACTTCCACTTGTCAAATGCAATAGAATTTACggtaaaaagaaaatcttccgattttatttgaattaccGCCCGCTTAAATAATTGGTTTTAAATGCTAACAACAGTTTTGTAAGCTTTTAAAGATgcaaaaaatttagttatgtTAACAGGGCAGaattatctgttttatttaagccaAAGACAATTTTTTACCCGGGGATTAAAGTTAAAATCCGCCAGCGTAAGCAGCGTGGAttgtctaaatatatatatataatataataatatatatataatataataaaaaaaatacagttaataCCCTAAGTATGACTTCCGCttgtcaatatatttttgaaatacggGAGATGACTCCTGTTTAGTATGAACTAAATGTCGAAAATACTTTGAAATTCCGTGTCCATGATACCGTGGATGACAcagatttacaaaaaaaaatcgataccTTGAAcacagttaaataatttagctaGTTAAGTACGACTTCCGCTTGTCAAATGCATAATACTGTAAATACGGAAGTCATAGTCTGGGGTTAAgaccaaaaacatttttaaggcATGAACTCTACACTTCTCATCCACGAAGCAACGATGGAAGATGAATTGGCAGACGAAGCTCGCACAAAAATGCATTCAACGACCTCTCAAGCGATAGATATAGGACGGAAAATGAACGCAACATTCACAGTTTTGACGCACTTTAGCCAGAGATACGCGAGATTGCCCCGACTTAACGCGCACATTTTGAACGATAATAAAAGTGTTGGTATCGCTTTTGATAATATGCAGGtgagaatttatttagtagttatagacaatataattattgcattttaatttttactctaTGGTGTATGGACAGTTTCTCTGTGCTGTGTGTCTTTGGTTGTGTCCACATCTTATTCCGCTTctcatacatttttgtttgtagCAATAAACCCCCGCGCATCTATTCAAAATTGTTCCCGTCTTCTTAGTTCCAAAAGACCAACTCCCAAATTTAcacatgtaattaataatagacattaaatcctaatctaaatctaaatattttttgatatttttctgatcatatttttttagattactATGAGCGATTTGGAGCTTCTACCACACATGTATGCTCCCCTGCAGCTAATGTTTGCTGAACATTGCGTGGAACTGGAACTAAAAGCGGCCATGAGACAGAAGCACAAGGAGAGGCAGGCGTCCGCTCCTAACATACCTACTTCCGGTATTgtacagttaaaataatttattgaaccGCCATTTTTACAGAcagtacatatatgtatattttaataaagaagcaaatcgttattaatatttgcatCGAACCTAAAGCAAGCtgctaaatatatatgtcgcagccaactagcctaattagccgtttaactaacggccgGAAAAAGATTCAGCCGTAGCGTTCGttacaacattaaataaactggCTAGCTTATGCTTAGGACATTCGTACGATAGAGCCATtatttggcagaaataaaaaagtgacatccaattttttttttaaattaaatggcttaagtcaaattcacattatttatGTCACTACAAACTTCCCTTAtacttgttgtttttcatgGAAGTTATGGTTTTTccgacgccatattgacaCTTTCAATAGTTTctatttatgattaaattaacagtcaacaggctaggcaagtaatgaaacgtcatcgatccGAGTCATTTGGCTAGCTGTTTGACTAACTGGCTATACATCCTTtaggccgttagttaaacggctaggctaTTAATTGAACAGCTTATTAAGCTAGTTGCCTGCGacatataaatgataatagaACATCTGACTGAATAGGGTAAAGTAGAAACTTGTATCGAATGATGTAATTCATACACACGAATGAATGTTTTATCtcttatttatgttactttagtttgttataaataatgttctaGTTATTAtagatgtaatattaatagttatgTCAGAGGATTTTGTATGACTTCTGTATGTAGAACATTGGAATTGAgtcattattaatgtttacttTAGGTTTAGTACTGGCAAAAGTATGTTAAGTTTGAACTGTTAAATAtggtaaataaagtattttgaaTACTCTATCGTTGTTTTATTACTAGTAGTACCTGTATGTAGTCAGTAGATTTTCGGTAGTTCATGTTCTGTAATTTGTGGGTTGATAAATATGGTGTACAAGATGTATTACTAATTGGGAATAAATAGTAAACACGTGTTTACAAGTAAAGTGTCagacaaaattgttttaattaagttttatttaaaatgtcagGGGGTCATAAGATCCCTTTAGCTTTAACTTATCAACTGCTTAGCTGAGTAATAATTATAGAGTTTTGGTTAATTATAACTTCGGGaaatatgtattgaaaaaaaaactagtttaAAACGGatgagttatttattttatttttattacctactGGATATTTGCAGGTGCGTCCAGTAGAACTCGAACGAACAGTCAGACAGCATCACAAGAggataaactaaaatatagagAAAGCAATTCATCTCGTAAGATTATTTGATCTTAcactattcataaataattagaatgcATTAGAATTAAAGCATTTTCTTTTCTGTATATAAAGTTCCTGAATTAcggtttttcaaataaattttgtttagatgaagtttttaaaatccaACTATACAAATTGCTCatcttaaaattaagttaagcTATCGATTAACTGCGTACAAACTTGTAAAGAAAAGTAACCAAAATCACGATGTGCGTACTTCCATTCTTGGTTCCAAACAAGGCGCAGAAGTCTGTCCAATAAAGGTCAAAGCACACATCAACTCGGAAAGGTATCACCTTTACCTCGACCCGTTCAGTATTGTTTGTATGAAACTGCAACGTACACTAATCGGAATAGTAACGTAATCGCCTCAATTCGGAACAGGCTCCGTACCGGTGCGTGGTCAACTTGCAGTTCCCTCGCTTTTGACTCTCCGTACCCGGGTTTTCATCCACCCTTCGCTCCGACATTTCTACCGAAACCGAGACGTAGTAAGCGCGGCCTTAGCCGAAGCCGTACGTACACGAGCTGCCGATACGCTTTGGTTACGTACATACGTCAGGTTGACGCCttgttcttctcagaacaagacctcctggtagtcttgcgaacggatggcgtagttttgctctttcgcgaattttgtaaacgtttttgacattcataagcatgccttaagtcggatctaaactgaataaataaattttgattgattgattgttgACGGCGACGAGAATACGGTGACGATCCCTTTCTGAGTTGATATGTGCTTTGATCTTAAAGGTTTTAGATGATTGAATACGTCATACGTTAATTTTTTAGGATTAAGAAGGGAGAGCAAATGTGCCTCTGTGACAAGTGATGCGGTGAATTCCAGCTGTCGCAGCAAGTCTTGTTCATCGCCTCGTCGTTCCCCGATTTCAAGGTTTTCTAGTAAGGATGATTTGCATTCATTTTGATgttcatttaacattcgatACAGAAAACCAAAAACATATACGAATGATCAATGGTTGTTTGATTGACagtagttatatattaaacaataataaatacagatgTATTTTGCGATACAGTCAAAAgggctttttttaaattttcatttttacttGTCTAGTATAGAACAGTGCTGGCCTAGTAGCTTAAGtgtctcatccctgaggttcgAACTCCGGATGTGCACCAAGAATATGTGAAACATCGTGAGGGTTGCTTGCCTTAGATCCgagcatgtgtcaggcacaggaggctgatcacctatttgcctattagatggACAAATCATCATTCAATAGATAGAACCTAAAGCCTTAAAGGTTGTGGCACTAATTGGgtttatcaaatatatgtaGGTACTATTAGTAAAAAACGTATGAAGGTAGAAACAAAAATTGGATATATTTGTCAGATTCTATGAACGGGAGTGGAGCTCAGTCAACAGAAAGATCACGAAGTAATAATTCGAGTAAGTATAAAATCGTATATTTGGATCGTTATCAATCGGTTTTAAGCAACTTTTCAATAGAAGAGTACGTATTAGTATCTGATATATGTTGATTGGTATTGTTATGAGAATTAGCCAGCCTGacgttaaaaggccggcaaggcACCCGCAACCTCTTTGGCATTAAGTGTCAAATGAGATAAAGAGGCCTTCCCTTTGCCTTCTATTATGCcattgataatttatatatgataaagaATGTTGGAGCATAGTATTTCAATactctataaaaatacactagATCAAACAGTATCTACATTATGTGGTCCAGAAACTTGCGTGTTGATATTGTCCattgaatgtaaatatttgtattaatagcTCGATCGGCTGCGTCACATAAaccaaatgaaaaaaatactattgaaCAAAAACCCCGGGATGTCAattgtaagtatattaatatatattaatgatttgaGATCAAAATTTTGGAATGTTGTTGGGCCAGATAGAAATTATTCACACTATATCAGTCTtccaatacaaataaaaaaataattgaattttttagaGTTCGGCAGAGTGGCCGAGAGATTGGGGGGGggattatgttataaaaatttaaatgcgtTAAATGCTAAAGTAGTTAGCttgatttcctttttatattaacgttacagtaataattaattaaattaattttaaatatctgttacctataaaatttaagatatatttgtcGAATTACGGCTACACCCAACCCCatagaaattaattgaaacatCATGATTTGTAAAAAGAATGAAAGAACGTAGAAATTTTTGGCTGTAAAGTAACCTAATGTAATTGACTGGGAACTGGGACAGTATCATTTACATCATTCATGTtgttcgttttttttatattttggtccAAAGACTTACAGACTTAAAGaacgatagaaaaaaaaactgttttaaggTGGGGTCGTGACATGACAAATTAatcaaatgtaatttaaaacaaacattacagcGCATTcacgaaataaaaattctcCAAGTAACTATTCATCTAAGTCAGCTGAAGCAAGAAAGGAATTAAAACCTGGTAGAAATGGTCAACGACACACATGTGACAGTACTGTTGCATCGTCGAATGcaggtaaaatatt
Coding sequences within:
- the LOC110997108 gene encoding ribonuclease Z, mitochondrial, which gives rise to MCGKLYLFTKVVRCKFLNNAYYSSKGSNRLLDILANMPKSNTARIAEVQRQRQKNAKKGDKYGPSTIYLQVLGSGARGAPNTLYLFTDQKRYMFNCGECTQRLAHEHKVKLSKLDHIFITSKTWKNLGGLPGLSLTLQDVGVPNITLHGPEGLDELYNATKRFVIMKDLNVTMAKCSPSEDYEDNVMSVKYVILSPQQTLFPEMKPVAKKPKLDSSPDHPSKQEQDFEEFIHDDTDYYRRETDRSKNTKQKSKVSFEKEKEKKKPEKLHHVIPKVTNNCSVAYICTLKKRLGTLDLEKCVEMGVKPGPMLGQLKSGQDVVLPDGTLVMSKDVKTPDDPGPVFIVLELPDIKWLKEDEFAAHFDNDTNPSENIPTVIVHYTPPHVFHHPKYQAFMSLFGTNTQHLILNGQNSCLGSEAVHKTQHKLHLLDPDIFPLLKDLSVPAVWNAHPPLPKTSSPIRLKGLEELKNKIAVAQFQTIINMEGSGQGVGEGEHTNDSARLNFMAARTLTMFHLRPKRELDRSAEPKLHIQDYIQETMDVDGFVPSLEQFRTLVDNLRYAKSDAREFPKVVFLGTGSCIPSKTRNTSGIVLQIDENRSMLLDCGEGTFNQLVRFYGPKRVNTFLRSLKAIFVSHLHADHHIGLMGVLQARRHALEEISSDDTLYLLAPGQIVTWLSKYDQQFESIRNEFTLIPNQNLLEAKLSDPPNTDITSAVLAGIGVENITSCLVSHCPNAFGVAVQVDEKHKVTYSGDTIPCEELVKIGMNSTLLIHEATMEDELADEARTKMHSTTSQAIDIGRKMNATFTVLTHFSQRYARLPRLNAHILNDNKSVGIAFDNMQITMSDLELLPHMYAPLQLMFAEHCVELELKAAMRQKHKERQASAPNIPTSGIVQLSASSRTRTNSQTASQEDKLKYRESNSSRLRRESKCASVTSDAVNSSCRSKSCSSPRRSPISRFSNSMNGSGAQSTERSRSNNSTRSAASHKPNEKNTIEQKPRDVNSHSRNKNSPSNYSSKSAEARKELKPGRNGQRHTCDSTVASSNADSPNGYGKPLVTPMNKRLLVNRNGRPVSSPAPSKIPLPQFSSSRSPLLSWKAENRPTSSSSTPKRDLSKVSILLIDMVISISTHILLWRLYRIVACLSYLQWQFMITIIAVSYLFWTANKTCKDKRPNTRETRNPPLMAFNTTVKVRPRPPSPELKSGLAPARSAPANKKPQHLTGTKSTKASRNKQKIQDDVKSNASSHKYLNNQNNEMFGHIKMPTIIKANSEVTSHNEISAHIKTPFIGKPSFVNYGSKSFKPQLEDIKSSHFVLNMKNQEHSVKKNCHSPNTSIQKPQPLIEEQRRIALLQAKNKFKSKKFWDDARYEKIEGLNWVSWK